A DNA window from Phragmites australis chromosome 11, lpPhrAust1.1, whole genome shotgun sequence contains the following coding sequences:
- the LOC133883860 gene encoding pyruvate decarboxylase 1, with protein sequence METALVGNPANGMAKPTCNGVGALPVSISHAVITTPAPMSVAPAGATLGRHLARRLVQIGATDVFAVPGDFNLTLLDYLIAEPGLTLVGCCNELNAGYAADGYARARGVGACAVTFTVGGLSVLNAIAGAYSENLPVICIVGGPNSNDYGTNRILHHTIGLPDFSQELRCFQAITCYQAVVNNLDDAHEQIDTAIATALRESKPVYISVSCNLAGLSHPTFSREPVPLFISPRLSNKANLEHAVEAAAEFLNKAVKPVMVGGPKIRVAKAKKAFASIADASGYPFAVMPSAKGLAPEHHPRFIGTYWGAVSTTFCAEIVESADVYLFAGPIFNDYSSVGYSLLLKKEKAVIVQPDRVVVGNGPAFGCILMSEFLPALAKRLKCNTTAYDNYRRIFIPDREPLNGKPNEPLRVNILFKHIKEMLSGETAVIAETGDSWFNCQKLKLPEGCGYEFQMQYGSIGWSVGATLGYAQAAKDKRVIACIGDGSFQMTAQDVSTMLRCGQNSVIFLINNGGYTIEVEIHDGPYNVIKNWDYTALVDAIHNSDGSCWTKKVRTEEELKEAIATATGAKKDCLCFIEVIVHKDDTSKELLEWGSRVSAANSRPPNPQ encoded by the exons ATGGAGACGGCCCTGGTCGGCAACCCGGCGAATGGCATGGCGAAGCCGACGTGCAACGGCGTCGGCGCGCTACCCGTGTCCATCTCACACGCCGTCATCACCACGCCGGCGCCCATGTCGGTGGCCCCGGCGGGCGCCACGCTCGGCCGGCACCTGGCGCGCCGGCTCGTGCAGATCGGCGCCACCGACGTCTTCGCCGTCCCCGGGGACTTCAACCTCACACTGCTCGACTACCTCATTGCCGAGCCGGGGCTCACCCTGGTCGGCTGCTGCAACGAGCTCAACGCCGGGTACGCGGCCGACGGATACGCGCGCGCGCGGGGCGTCGGCGCCTGCGCCGTCACGTTCACCGTCGGCGGACTAAGTGTGCTCAACGCCATCGCTGGAGCGTACAGCGAGAATCTCCCCGTGATCTGCATCGTCGGCGGGCCAAACTCCAACGACTACGGCACCAACCGCATCCTGCACCACACCATCGGCCTCCCGGACTTCTCCCAGGAGCTCCGGTGCTTTCAGGCCATCACTTGCTACCAG GCCGTCGTGAACAACCTGGACGACGCGCACGAGCAGATCGACACGGCCATCGCGACGGCGCTAAGGGAGAGCAAGCCGGTGTACATCAGCGTGAGCTGCAACCTCGCCGGCCTCTCTCATCCGACGTTTAGCCGCGAGCCAGTGCCCCTGTTCATCTCGCCAAG ATTGAGCAACAAGGCAAACTTAGAGCACGCCGTTGAGGCCGCGGCCGAGTTCTTGAACAAGGCCGTGAAGCCGGTCATGGTCGGCGGGCCGAAGATCCGGGTGGCCAAGGCCAAGAAGGCGTTCGCCAGCATCGCGGACGCCAGCGGGTACCCTTTCGCCGTGATGCCGTCCGCCAAGGGCTTGGCGCCGGAGCACCACCCCCGGTTCATCGGCACGTACTGGGGCGCCGTGAGCACAACGTTCTGCGCCGAGATCGTCGAGTCCGCGGACGTGTACCTCTTCGCCGGACCAATCTTCAACGACTACAGCTCCGTCGGCTACTCACTCCTGCTCAAGAAGGAGAAGGCCGTCATCGTGCAACCCGACCGCGTGGTCGTCGGCAACGGTCCGGCGTTTGGGTGCATCCTCATGTCCGAGTTCCTCCCCGCGCTCGCCAAGCGGCTCAAGTGCAACACGACGGCGTACGACAACTACCGCCGGATATTCATCCCCGACCGCGAGCCGCTCAACGGCAAACCCAACGAACCCCTGAGGGTGAACATCCTCTTCAAGCACATCAAGGAAATGCTGTCCGGTGAGACCGCGGTCATCGCCGAGACTGGAGACTCATGGTTCAACTGCCAGAAACTCAAGCTCCCAGAGGGCTGTGG GTATGAGTTCCAGATGCAATACGGTTCAATCGGGTGGTCGGTCGGCGCGACGCTCGGGTACGCGCAGGCGGCCAAGGACAAGCGTGTGATCGCGTGCATCGGCGATGGAAGCTTTCAG ATGACGGCGCAAGACGTGTCGACGATGCTGCGGTGCGGGCAGAACAGCgtcatcttcctcatcaacaacgGAGGGTACACGATCGAGGTGGAGATCCACGACGGCCCCTACAACGTCATCAAGAACTGGGACTACACGGCCCTGGTCGACGCCATCCACAACTCTGACGGCAGCTGCTGGACCAAGAAG GTTCGGACAGAGGAGGAACTCAAGGAAGCGATCGCGACGGCGACGGGTGCCAAGAAAGACTGCCTCTGCTTCATCGAGGTGATCGTGCACAAGGATGACACGAGCAAGGAGCTTCTCGAGTGGGGCTCCAGGGTCTCGGCCGCGAACAGCAGGCCACCGAATCCCCAGTGA